The following coding sequences are from one Microbacterium sp. SSM24 window:
- the serB gene encoding phosphoserine phosphatase SerB, whose protein sequence is MPLPRARFLVVLDADSTLIRNEVIELIADEAGRGPEVAAATEAAMRGEVDFATSLRARVKELAGVPVAAFSRVLSRVEPTPGVHGLISAVHERGGRVGVVSGGFHEILDTVAPRLGVDVWRANRLATAGGALSGVVDGRVVDAAGKASALREWAAEAGVPLSRTIAIGDGANDLHMMAVAGLGVAFNAKPAVRAQADVVVGPVDLAEVVALLP, encoded by the coding sequence ATGCCTCTCCCCCGCGCGCGCTTCCTCGTCGTGCTCGACGCCGACTCGACTCTCATCCGCAACGAGGTCATCGAACTGATCGCCGATGAGGCGGGGCGCGGGCCCGAGGTCGCCGCGGCGACCGAAGCGGCCATGAGGGGCGAAGTCGACTTCGCCACGAGTCTGCGCGCGCGGGTGAAGGAGCTGGCCGGGGTGCCTGTCGCGGCGTTCTCGCGCGTGCTCAGCCGGGTCGAGCCCACGCCGGGCGTGCACGGCCTCATCTCCGCGGTTCACGAGCGCGGCGGCCGCGTGGGTGTGGTGTCAGGGGGCTTCCACGAGATCCTCGACACCGTGGCCCCCCGCCTCGGTGTGGATGTCTGGCGCGCCAACCGGCTCGCGACGGCGGGCGGCGCCCTCAGTGGTGTCGTGGACGGACGGGTCGTGGATGCGGCGGGAAAGGCGTCCGCGCTCCGGGAATGGGCGGCGGAGGCCGGCGTGCCGCTCTCGCGCACGATCGCGATCGGCGACGGCGCGAACGATCTGCACATGATGGCCGTCGCGGGACTGGGGGTGGCGTTCAACGCCAAGCCCGCCGTGCGCGCGCAGGCAGACGTCGTCGTCGGGCCGGTGGATCTCGCCGAGGTCGTGGCCCTGCTCCCCTGA
- a CDS encoding alpha/beta fold hydrolase: MDIILVPGLWLDASSWEDVTPALEQAGHTARPLTLPGVGEPAHESADIGIQHWVDAVVAEIDAAGAPVVLVGHSGGGNVVWAAAEARADAVTRVIFVDTVPPPNGHGISEFDLVDGVVPFPGWDFFEEPEVADLDAAVREKWAARTHSVPAKVPTDPIALEGSRRHGVPVTLLMGGMDDAEFRAAVSQWGPFGDEFSAIESAEVIRLGSGHWPQFSQPDGVARAILDAVDR, translated from the coding sequence ATGGACATCATCCTCGTTCCCGGTCTCTGGCTCGACGCCTCCTCGTGGGAAGACGTGACTCCCGCCCTCGAGCAGGCGGGTCACACGGCGCGCCCGCTCACGCTTCCAGGGGTGGGTGAGCCGGCGCACGAGTCCGCCGACATCGGCATCCAGCACTGGGTCGATGCCGTCGTGGCCGAGATCGACGCGGCCGGCGCTCCCGTCGTGCTGGTCGGCCACAGCGGCGGTGGCAACGTCGTCTGGGCGGCGGCCGAGGCGAGGGCGGATGCCGTCACCCGCGTGATCTTCGTCGACACCGTCCCGCCGCCGAACGGACACGGCATCTCCGAGTTCGACCTCGTCGACGGCGTCGTTCCCTTCCCGGGCTGGGACTTCTTCGAGGAGCCCGAGGTCGCCGATCTCGATGCCGCGGTGCGCGAGAAGTGGGCGGCTCGCACGCACAGCGTGCCTGCGAAGGTGCCGACCGATCCCATCGCACTCGAGGGATCACGGCGTCACGGCGTCCCGGTCACGCTCCTCATGGGCGGCATGGACGACGCCGAGTTCCGCGCCGCCGTCTCGCAGTGGGGTCCCTTCGGCGACGAGTTCTCGGCGATCGAATCCGCCGAGGTGATCCGTCTCGGGTCAGGGCACTGGCCGCAGTTCTCGCAGCCCGACGGAGTGGCTCGGGCGATCCTCGACGCCGTGGACCGCTAG